In Bos taurus isolate L1 Dominette 01449 registration number 42190680 breed Hereford chromosome 11, ARS-UCD2.0, whole genome shotgun sequence, one DNA window encodes the following:
- the SWI5 gene encoding DNA repair protein SWI5 homolog, with the protein MGSPSQDSKYLADLRRLFSVLALDPPSLQRPPSRGPRTPGLRRIQPGLSKSCGGAFRSPRPSPKPGQADRTSEDSLQLDIQKLKEKKDMLDKEISQLLSEGYSVDELEDHISQLHEYNDIKDAAQMLLGRLAVIRGVTTKELYPEFGLDMND; encoded by the exons ATGGGG TCTCCGTCACAGGATTCCAAGTACCTGGCAGACCTGAGGAGGCTCTTTTCCGTCCTCGCCCTGGACCCTCCTTCTCTGCAGCGCCCCCCGAGTCGGGGGCCCCGGACGCCAGGGCTGAGGAG GATTCAACCAGGACTTTCCAAAAGTTGCGGCGGGGCCTTCCGATCCCCT CGGCCATCTCCCAAACCTGGCCAGGCTGACAGGACCAGCGAGGATTCTCTACAGCTTGACATTCAGAAACTCAAGGAGAAGAAGGACATGTTGGACAAGGAGATCTCCCAACTATTATCAGA AGGCTACAGTGTAGATGAACTGGAGGACCACATCTCCCAGCTCCACGAGTATAATGACATCAAGGATGCGGCCCAGATGCTGCTGGGAAGACTAG ctgTGATCCGAGGTGTCACCACCAAGGAGTTGTATCCAGAATTTGGCCTAGACATGAATGACTGA